The following coding sequences lie in one Treponema sp. OMZ 790 genomic window:
- a CDS encoding ABC transporter ATP-binding protein, whose product MSKILLETRGLKQYFPTGKTRNERKNLKRIADEALKVCAGMFNTKVDMNQLMDMHKSGKDLGKELTDLVLDYETYSGLHGQHLCVIANDGIDLVIHEGETVGLVGESGCGKSTLGRTILKLYKPTAGEIFFEGENITNYTVSQMMPLRKKMQIIFQDPYSSLNPKMTVGQIIGEALLEHGMFKKKDPEYEKYVKKIMNTCGLADYMIYRYPHEFSGGQRQRIGIARALALKPKFIVCDEAVSALDVSIQSQIINLLNDLQKEFELSYLFISHDLSVVKHISDRIGVMYLGHMVEFTDKKEMYNNPLHPYTKVLLSAIPETDLQKMRTKRRILLEGDIPSNIITPTGCKFHTRCPIAKDICKREIPQFKEEKPGHFVACHFSGAEL is encoded by the coding sequence ATGAGTAAGATATTATTGGAAACTCGAGGCCTTAAACAGTATTTTCCCACAGGCAAAACACGCAACGAGAGGAAGAATCTCAAAAGAATCGCCGATGAAGCTCTTAAGGTGTGTGCCGGCATGTTTAATACTAAGGTTGACATGAATCAGCTGATGGATATGCATAAAAGCGGTAAGGACTTAGGAAAAGAACTGACAGACCTCGTTTTGGACTATGAAACATACTCCGGCTTGCACGGTCAGCACCTATGCGTAATAGCTAATGACGGTATAGACCTCGTTATCCACGAAGGAGAAACCGTAGGCCTTGTAGGAGAATCCGGCTGCGGAAAATCAACCTTAGGCCGCACAATCCTAAAGCTATATAAGCCTACTGCCGGCGAAATCTTTTTTGAAGGTGAAAACATCACAAATTACACTGTGTCTCAGATGATGCCTTTAAGAAAAAAGATGCAGATTATCTTCCAAGACCCCTACTCCTCTCTTAACCCTAAGATGACAGTAGGACAGATCATAGGGGAAGCCCTGCTTGAACATGGAATGTTCAAAAAGAAAGATCCCGAATATGAAAAATATGTAAAGAAGATAATGAATACCTGCGGTTTGGCAGATTATATGATTTACAGATATCCTCACGAATTTTCAGGCGGTCAAAGGCAGCGTATCGGTATAGCCCGGGCCTTGGCCTTAAAACCTAAATTCATAGTATGCGATGAGGCTGTTTCGGCCTTGGACGTATCAATCCAATCCCAGATCATCAACCTTCTCAATGACTTACAAAAAGAATTTGAGCTATCCTATTTGTTTATTTCGCATGACCTTTCGGTTGTAAAGCACATAAGCGATAGGATCGGTGTTATGTATTTGGGACATATGGTCGAATTTACAGATAAGAAAGAAATGTACAACAATCCTCTTCATCCTTATACAAAGGTTCTTCTTTCAGCCATTCCCGAAACTGACTTACAAAAGATGAGGACAAAGAGACGAATTCTATTGGAAGGAGATATTCCGTCCAACATTATTACGCCCACAGGCTGTAAATTCCATACACGATGCCCCATTGCAAAGGATATATGCAAACGTGAGATTCCTCAATTTAAGGAAGAAAAGCCGGGGCATTTTGTAGCCTGTCACTTTAGCGGAGCTGAGCTGTAA
- a CDS encoding type II toxin-antitoxin system RelE/ParE family toxin, with protein sequence MVSYSDEILKRIKKGLIPKEVFIHFNNAFMSLDLTKDLNLFDIKQLKISEEKQRSYYRLRKGKYRAIFYLEEKNIYVITLDKREEVYKKWR encoded by the coding sequence ATGGTAAGTTATTCGGATGAAATATTAAAGAGAATAAAAAAAGGTTTAATACCAAAAGAAGTTTTTATTCATTTTAATAATGCTTTTATGTCATTGGATTTAACAAAAGACTTAAATCTATTTGATATAAAACAATTGAAGATATCTGAAGAAAAACAAAGAAGTTACTATAGATTACGTAAAGGAAAATATCGTGCAATTTTTTATTTAGAAGAAAAAAACATTTATGTAATTACATTGGATAAACGAGAGGAGGTATATAAAAAATGGCGGTAA
- a CDS encoding DUF6290 family protein, with protein MAVMSVRMNQNEEKIMNYLSEHFEEEKSSIIKRALSEMYENIIDKKIIDAFEKEEHTFISAEDILKEIASPVS; from the coding sequence ATGGCGGTAATGTCTGTAAGAATGAATCAAAATGAAGAAAAAATTATGAACTATTTATCCGAACATTTTGAAGAAGAAAAATCATCAATAATAAAACGTGCACTAAGTGAAATGTATGAAAATATAATAGATAAAAAAATAATAGACGCATTTGAAAAGGAAGAGCATACATTTATAAGTGCAGAGGATATCTTAAAAGAAATTGCTTCCCCCGTCTCTTAA
- the metG gene encoding methionine--tRNA ligase yields MKRKLVTSALPYVNNFPHLGNLIQVLSADVFARFCRLKEYETLYICGTDEYGTATETKAAEENKTPEELCAFYHAIHADIYNWFNIAFDYFGRTSTPQQTEITQGIFNDLDKNGYITEHTIEQLYCPSCKRFLADRYVLGTCPSCSYDGARGDQCEHCGKLLDPTDLREPRCSSCGASPEVRSTTHLYINLPKIVPEYEKWMPKTAEEGRWSNNALQMSKSWLRDGLQERAITRDLKWGIPVPKKGFEDKVFYVWFDAPIGYISITKCWADLAGKDWKAWWLDQKDVELFQFIGKDNIPFHTVIFPCSLLGSGKNWTKLFHMSGTEYLNYESGKFSKSKGVGVFGNDAKESGIPADMWRFYIFYNRPEKNDTRFTWKDFQESVNSELIGNLCNLVNRTATFVHRYYEGKIPQADGAKSAREDIRNMVKALREAASASFKKITCLSDWAELRDSFHEVFALSSVANKAFQDGEPWKRRETDPEYAEVLMAELCYLIKDILILIHPYMPQYADQAACFFGQKIWSGNIFDGRAPQFNKPDGAFLTWKNLGEREGLKTIENPVIIFKTLENKVIDAYRERYSGNQKDRKEMENKTEKAGPAKSDAVYSSEEKEKLSPAELFSKKIALKTAKVVSVERHPDADKLYIEKLDDGSGEERTILSGLVPFLKEDEILGKTVIIADNLKPRKMRGIESKGMLLAASWYDEEEKEHVELLQAPWAAPGTPVILEGDADTSDPEAVKAFYAQKPAAIDADTFFAAPILIEDYIPKIEGKKLLICGKEMKLEKVKTGEAG; encoded by the coding sequence ATGAAACGAAAATTAGTAACCTCGGCTTTGCCTTATGTAAACAATTTTCCCCATCTGGGAAATTTAATTCAAGTATTATCCGCTGATGTATTTGCACGCTTTTGCCGCCTAAAAGAATATGAAACCCTTTATATTTGCGGCACCGACGAATACGGAACTGCAACCGAAACAAAGGCTGCAGAAGAAAATAAGACTCCCGAAGAACTCTGTGCATTTTATCACGCTATCCATGCCGATATTTATAATTGGTTCAATATTGCTTTCGACTACTTTGGACGAACTTCAACTCCTCAACAGACGGAAATAACTCAGGGCATTTTTAATGACCTAGATAAAAACGGATATATTACCGAGCACACAATAGAACAGCTTTACTGCCCCTCATGTAAGCGCTTTTTAGCCGACCGCTATGTTCTGGGTACCTGTCCTTCTTGTTCCTATGACGGAGCAAGGGGCGATCAGTGCGAGCATTGCGGAAAGCTCTTAGATCCTACCGATTTAAGAGAACCGCGTTGTTCCTCCTGCGGGGCTTCGCCTGAGGTGCGCTCTACAACCCATCTTTATATAAATCTTCCTAAAATCGTGCCCGAATACGAAAAATGGATGCCTAAAACGGCAGAGGAAGGCCGCTGGTCAAACAATGCCCTTCAAATGTCAAAAAGCTGGCTTAGAGACGGCCTTCAGGAAAGAGCTATTACACGAGATCTTAAATGGGGAATCCCCGTACCCAAAAAAGGCTTTGAAGACAAGGTCTTTTATGTATGGTTTGACGCACCCATAGGCTATATTTCCATTACAAAGTGCTGGGCCGACCTTGCAGGCAAAGATTGGAAGGCGTGGTGGCTTGATCAAAAAGACGTTGAACTTTTTCAGTTTATCGGAAAGGACAATATCCCCTTCCACACGGTAATCTTCCCCTGTTCTCTCCTGGGTTCCGGTAAAAACTGGACAAAACTCTTTCACATGTCGGGAACCGAATACCTCAATTACGAGAGCGGAAAGTTCTCAAAATCGAAGGGCGTTGGCGTTTTCGGAAACGATGCCAAAGAATCCGGCATCCCTGCCGATATGTGGAGGTTCTACATCTTTTATAACCGTCCCGAAAAGAACGATACCCGGTTTACATGGAAGGATTTTCAAGAAAGCGTAAACAGCGAGCTTATCGGAAACCTCTGCAATCTTGTAAACAGGACAGCTACCTTCGTTCACCGTTACTATGAGGGTAAAATCCCTCAAGCAGACGGAGCAAAATCGGCTCGGGAAGACATAAGAAACATGGTAAAAGCTTTAAGAGAGGCAGCCTCTGCAAGCTTTAAAAAGATAACCTGCCTTTCCGACTGGGCGGAGCTTAGGGACTCCTTCCATGAGGTCTTTGCTCTTTCTTCCGTTGCAAACAAAGCCTTTCAGGATGGAGAGCCTTGGAAGAGGCGCGAAACCGATCCCGAATATGCCGAGGTTCTTATGGCTGAACTATGCTACCTTATAAAGGATATTTTAATCTTAATTCATCCCTACATGCCCCAATACGCCGATCAGGCTGCATGCTTTTTCGGTCAAAAGATTTGGTCCGGCAACATATTTGACGGCAGGGCTCCTCAATTTAATAAGCCTGACGGAGCCTTCCTTACATGGAAAAATTTGGGCGAAAGGGAAGGGCTTAAAACAATAGAAAACCCCGTAATAATTTTTAAGACCCTTGAAAATAAGGTCATAGATGCCTATAGGGAACGTTATTCGGGAAATCAAAAGGATAGAAAAGAAATGGAAAATAAGACCGAAAAGGCAGGCCCCGCAAAATCTGATGCAGTTTACTCATCCGAAGAAAAAGAAAAACTCTCCCCTGCGGAGCTTTTTTCAAAGAAGATTGCCTTAAAAACGGCTAAGGTAGTTTCTGTTGAAAGGCATCCCGATGCAGATAAGCTCTACATAGAAAAGCTCGATGACGGCTCAGGAGAAGAAAGAACAATCCTTTCAGGTCTCGTTCCCTTTTTAAAAGAAGACGAAATATTGGGAAAAACCGTCATAATTGCCGACAACCTAAAGCCTCGAAAAATGCGCGGCATCGAATCGAAGGGTATGCTTTTGGCTGCAAGCTGGTATGATGAAGAAGAAAAAGAACATGTCGAACTTCTCCAAGCTCCTTGGGCGGCTCCCGGCACTCCCGTAATCCTTGAAGGCGATGCCGACACTTCCGATCCTGAGGCTGTAAAAGCCTTTTATGCACAAAAGCCTGCCGCAATAGATGCCGACACCTTCTTTGCCGCTCCCATATTAATAGAAGATTATATTCCTAAAATTGAGGGCAAAAAACTCTTGATTTGCGGAAAAGAAATGAAACTTGAAAAGGTAAAAACCGGAGAAGCAGGATAG
- a CDS encoding ABC transporter ATP-binding protein produces the protein MKTEKRDNQKRHNKGLNRRAFFLLFKKAPLFFISVLGEKVFTSLLPFIGIFFSARIVNELVLIYSGQGALSKIKSLVLLSLILTALCMLVSSLFKRWANYEGRSIDYKVEDIYVQKFLSMDFQDAESAKTNEIYTRIWQNANYGGWGLYKILWIYTKCSTHLTSVITSAVLSISLFSFKVQTAELLFLNNPLFIFVILFSIVLLIIIPAKLQTMSDSYWAIVSEEATEGNRVFSFFFRLFNEKNRAMDVRMYGQQSEGNIIRYSSNIFLPGGRMSRYAKKEMGFFAFLSAFISTSLLIVIYGFVGLKALGGAFPAGNLMQYAASITALSAALTEIFTVAGDAKNNRAFLKDLFDFLDIKNEMCMNNTPLDYSGNAENTIEFKNVSFSYPDSERRVLKNLNLSLKQGERLAVVGKNGSGKTTFVKLLCRLYDPTEGEILFNGKNIKEYEYKEYLNLFSVVFQDFKLLALPLAQNLSGGEAYDKNKVLDVLKKVDLDLSKFKKAEETYLYKNFDDEGVNISGGEGQKIAIARALYKDAPFIILDESTAALDPIAEAEIYSKFDSLVKNKTSLYISHRLSSCKFCSHIAVFDEGRIVQEGSHEELLAEQGLYNKLWNAQAQYYQDKS, from the coding sequence ATGAAAACCGAAAAAAGAGATAATCAAAAAAGACATAACAAGGGCTTGAATCGGCGGGCTTTTTTTCTCCTATTTAAAAAGGCTCCTCTGTTTTTTATTTCCGTGCTTGGAGAAAAAGTTTTTACGAGCCTCTTGCCCTTTATAGGTATTTTCTTTTCGGCAAGGATTGTAAACGAGCTTGTTTTAATTTATTCGGGGCAAGGAGCTTTATCGAAAATCAAAAGCTTGGTACTGCTCTCCCTTATTTTAACGGCTCTTTGTATGCTTGTATCTTCCTTATTTAAAAGATGGGCAAACTATGAAGGCCGGAGTATAGACTACAAGGTAGAAGACATCTATGTTCAAAAATTTTTAAGTATGGATTTTCAAGATGCGGAATCCGCAAAAACAAATGAGATTTATACAAGGATATGGCAAAATGCAAACTACGGAGGCTGGGGATTGTACAAAATTCTTTGGATTTATACAAAGTGTTCCACCCATCTTACTTCCGTAATTACTTCGGCAGTCTTGAGTATAAGCCTTTTTAGCTTTAAGGTTCAGACTGCGGAATTGCTTTTTTTAAACAATCCCCTTTTTATCTTTGTAATTCTTTTTAGCATTGTGCTTTTAATTATTATTCCTGCAAAACTTCAAACAATGTCAGACTCCTACTGGGCAATTGTTTCGGAGGAGGCAACAGAGGGTAACAGGGTATTTAGTTTTTTCTTTAGACTCTTTAACGAAAAAAATCGTGCAATGGATGTGCGTATGTACGGCCAGCAAAGCGAGGGTAACATAATAAGATATTCCAGCAATATTTTTCTGCCAGGAGGGCGGATGTCGCGGTATGCCAAAAAAGAGATGGGCTTTTTTGCCTTTTTATCGGCTTTTATTTCGACTTCTCTTTTAATAGTTATTTACGGCTTTGTGGGCCTAAAGGCTTTAGGAGGAGCCTTCCCCGCAGGTAACCTCATGCAATATGCTGCAAGTATAACGGCTCTTTCTGCCGCCCTCACCGAAATCTTCACGGTCGCAGGGGATGCAAAAAACAATAGGGCTTTTTTAAAGGATTTATTCGACTTCTTGGATATTAAAAACGAAATGTGCATGAACAATACTCCTCTCGATTATTCCGGCAACGCCGAAAACACAATCGAGTTTAAAAACGTTTCTTTTTCATATCCCGATTCCGAAAGAAGAGTTTTAAAAAACTTAAACCTTAGCCTGAAGCAGGGCGAGCGGCTTGCCGTAGTCGGTAAAAACGGAAGCGGCAAGACTACCTTTGTAAAACTTCTATGCCGCCTCTATGATCCTACGGAAGGTGAAATTCTTTTTAACGGAAAGAACATAAAAGAATATGAGTATAAAGAATACCTAAACCTTTTTTCAGTCGTCTTTCAGGATTTTAAACTCCTTGCTCTCCCTCTTGCTCAAAATCTTTCGGGCGGAGAAGCTTACGATAAAAATAAGGTTTTAGATGTTTTAAAGAAGGTCGACCTTGATCTTTCTAAGTTTAAAAAAGCGGAAGAAACCTATCTTTATAAAAACTTTGATGATGAGGGCGTAAATATTTCGGGCGGTGAGGGACAAAAAATTGCAATAGCCCGCGCCCTTTATAAGGATGCTCCCTTTATAATCTTGGACGAATCTACGGCTGCCCTTGACCCCATTGCCGAAGCCGAAATATACTCCAAATTCGACAGCCTTGTAAAAAACAAAACCTCCCTTTATATTTCGCACCGCCTTTCCTCGTGTAAGTTTTGCTCCCATATCGCAGTCTTTGATGAGGGCCGAATAGTCCAAGAAGGCAGCCACGAAGAGCTTTTAGCCGAACAAGGTCTTTACAATAAATTGTGGAACGCCCAAGCCCAATATTATCAAGACAAATCTTGA